Genomic segment of Oncorhynchus keta strain PuntledgeMale-10-30-2019 chromosome 12, Oket_V2, whole genome shotgun sequence:
AACTAGcatcatatacagtgccttcggaaagtattcagaccctttgaccttttccacattttccaCAAGTTAAAGCCctttctaaaatgtttttttttttaaatgttcctcatcaatctacacacaatacccgataatgacaaagcaaaaacaggtttttagaaatgtttgcaaatttattttaaaaaatgtaacatttacataagtattcagaccctttgctataacacttgaaattgagttcaggtgcatcctgtgtccaatgatcatccttgagatgtttcttcaacttggtgtccacctgtggtaaattaaattgattggagatgatttggaaaggcagacacctgtctatgtaaggtcccacagttgatgtcagtaaaaatcaagccatgaggtcgaaggaattgtccatataGCTCGAAGACAGGAATttgtcgaggaacagatctggggaagggtaccaaaacatttctgcaaaatTGAAGGTCCAGAAGAACataatggcctccatcattcttcaaatggaagaactttggaaccaccaaaactcgtcctagagctggccgcccggccaaactgagcaatcaaaacagtttttgctttgtcattgtgacGTATTGTGGGTAGATaaatgaggagaaaaaaaacaatttaatccattccAGAATAAGtctgtggaaaaggtcaaggaaGCAGCAACTGACATGGAGCAGGGAGGTGCAGACAGTCCTCTCGCAGATTCTGGTAGAGCAGTGCAGGTGGTAGGTGGACAGCGTCCTGTTCTTGTGCTTGACAAAGTGGAAGACCTCGAACGAGAAACAAGCTTCCTGCTGTTGCCCGTTCACACCCAACTCTGGCCATTCCGGTTACACCTGAGAGAAGCAATGCGGTAAGTAATGTCAAGTAAGAAACGATGTGATCAATAACTTGATAATGAATCAATGACTATAATGTAGCTGCAGCTGAGTTTCTAGTCTATTCCTCAACGCAACAGGCAACAGTTTCAAATTACAGTTCATATtaggaaatctgtcaattgaaataaattaattaggacTGAATCTATGGATGTGacataactgggaatacagatcaatcaaattttattgatAACATgcagaatatgtacataaaaaatatggatgagcgattgccgtgcggcataggcaagatgcagtagatggtataaaatacagtatatacatatgggatgagtaatgtaTGCTATGTAGACATTATAAAAGTggtgttatttaaagtgactagtgatacctttattaaatcaatttattaaatatattaaagtggccagagatttgagtctgtatgttggcagcagccactctatgttagtgaagactgtttaacagtctgaatgTCTTGAGAGAGAAgcttttttcagtctctcggtccctgctttgatgcacctgtactgacctctccttctgggtgctaagcggggtgaacaggcagtggctcgggtggttgttgtccttgatgatctttttggccttcctgtgacatcgggtggtgtaggtgtcctggagggcagcttgtttgccccctgtgatgcattgtgcagactgcaccaccctctggagagccttgtggttgtgggcgtagcaattgctgtaccaggctgtgatacagccagaccggatgctctcaattgtgcacctgtaaaagtttgtgagtgttttaggtgacaggccaaatttcttcagcctcagAATCAGAACAGGACGGGGAGGACTGTCATTTGAATAGAGTTTAATGAAATGATGAACATTCATACCAGAAATACTTGAGGAAATCTGAAAGTAAAGGGAGGGAATAATAAGTCAAATGTTGCATGCACCTGTTATTCCCTCCAGGTCTATTTGGAAACTGCTATAGTTGTGCTAAGGGGAGCAGTCGAAATTTACACAATTGTTACCCGGAGGGAAATGGGGGAGGGCAATGTTTTTTAAATTTCAGTCAGGGGTAGGGTATAGTTTTTTGTCGTTTTTTTTGTCCAGTGTAGGGTCATGCCCTTTGTAATTGATTAAATGTCATATCGCTTAGGGTTCGAGAATTAGTTGCTTATCATGATATCTCGGTGTGCTTGATGATGCCCCTCATCCCTGATTCTCTGATGGGCTCTCAATATCATGTACAtctagtgtggtctcaatcaaatgaccCATAGCCTATTCTATAGGCTATAGGCCTAGGCTATACGAAGAGCATGCTCGGAGAAGCACAGGTCAAAGTTACAGTATATTTCTAAGAAAATGTACTTCCTGAGTTTTTGTGCTGCTGGGATGGTTTATGTAAAACTAAGCTACACTGCATTACACACTGTAATGGATAGGTGTTCCTAATCAGGAGCCCCTGCCTGCCCTGCTCTTGCTGACATAAACCCttttgtgctgcctaaccaatgacTGTGATGTGTACGTGGCACTTCAGGAGACAAGTCAAAGGCTTCTTCCGGATTTTAAAAATGTGTTTGTCCATAAAATGCAGTGTATGTGCGTGCGGACTAGGACTACTGATGTCCTGTTCAGTTTGAAAGGGAGAGCGCGACGATGAGAAGTAGGACCAGAGGTAAGCTTCCTCCTGCTATAATTTATTTTAGTAAAAAAACAATATGTTTCGTTGCCCAAGGTTAAGCTATTTCTCAGAGTTATTGACCTAACAATAGCCATATTACAGTAATTTACATAACTTGCATTAATATGAAGCGGCAGCCGTTGAGATGGACAGCGCATGTGTGCTGAAAGTAGAGTAATTCGAGAAGACCTAATTAATTGAAACAGTCCTCATTTAAATTTGACTTTAGGCTactaacaacaagagggctttgtgttggtGCCTATTTCTTTCTATTAAAACAATAAGAGGTACACTCTGCCTGACAGACGAAACTATAGTCTACTATCCATAGATTTTGTCAGCCAGGTCCTTCAGTCAGCATGCACTCCTTAAATATCGCAGTGTTAGTGAAAAGCTTGATGTGTTAAGTTAAAACCAGGGCTCGAATTGAGGGGGTATGTGAGGTcttgttgtttttgtcaaaagAAATTGCTAAAAGCTTCGGCCTACCCCTGTATAAAAAAAACTATGGAACTTATTATATAAAGcgatctacactgagtgtactgagtgtacaaaacagtaggaacacctgctcattccatgaatagactgactaggtgaatccaggtgaaagctagctatgatcccttattgatgaaaCGTGTTAATTCTTACAAGTCTAAGCTGTGATAAAGTCTAAGCTGTGTTAAACGTATACAAAGATTAATTGATCAAATaatgaatttggcctttactatcATAGATGAGAGaaattgaataacacattcataaaaggACAAAAAGACAGTCTTAAAATAAATCATAAGTCTAGGagataagaaagctcaggaaatatatatatatatatatatatatatatatatatatatatatatatatacagtaccagtcaaaagttgacacacctagtcattccaGTGTTTGTCTTtctttgtactattttctacactgtagaataatagtgaagacaaaaaaATTACTGTAAAACGTGTGAGATGAAAATAAACAAACTAcagggtgtgcaatgtgtaggcccactgagtggacattctgaacctcaTTTGAAGTcactaggtcacatgaccaaggagctattgaaatgttAAATGTAGACAAATTCATGTAAAAACATGTGAGATGAATATGGACAAACTATATGATGTGCAATATTgaagggtagtcagtggacattctgaaccttgttaaaagtcagtaggtcacatgatcaaggagctattgaaattttacattttgaaaaatacatgtaaaatattgtgagatgaaaattgacaaactaaagggtgtgaaATGTGTAGGCCAACTCAGTGAACATTCTGAAACTTGTTtgaagtcagtaggtcacatgaccaatgAACTATTGTACTCAGGCTTGTACTTTGTTTTCGCTCCCTAACTAATTCAACTATGAATACAAAATGCAAAGAATTAATGTCCAAATCGTGAAAATAAGACCTGTACAATGTTATGGCATAAGTTACAGGAGAGAAGTTTTGCTCCTTTCGAAAGTGAAACATTACTTGGGGCAGGCGAATTAGCCGTCATCGAAATCTGCGTCTGGAATAAATGCAAGCAGTAGTAGCCAGGCATGCATTAGGATAGTTATTCGTCTATTTAGTTGATAATTGAATAGGACTAAGTAAGTAAATCGTGTGCATTGTCATCCGTCGAGGTCGTTTTTTCAATGTGTGTGAATGAGTTGCGCATAACCATGCACTCTGAGATGCACCTTGAGTGATAGCACATTAATGCGCACTTGAGGTATAGCCTCCTATCACGAGTAAATCCCATTACGAGTATCAAGTGTAATAAAACGTTTACGAGTATGACGAGATTGGCACAACCCTTTGACCGTGTATTTTCAGATAGAGATACACCACGAAGCAACTGCTCTCTCGATTGCACATTCTTCTGTCTATTCTACCGAGGCTGGACAAATTGGCActcaatggattatggtcattttAGTTAATTGCCGCGTTTTCTGCGCTAAACTATGTATAGtattggaaactacaactccccaATACATCGCACAGTTCGGGCTTGACCTGATTTATCGCTAGAGCAACAGTGCAATATGCCCATTGAACTCACAGAAAAAAACGAAATAGCAAGGgtcaacctgcccgcttgaccctatcccctcctctcttctccagaccattttcggagaccttctcccttacctcacctcgctcatcaactcatccctgaccgctggctacgtcccttccgtcttcaagagagcgagagttgcaccccttctgaaaaaacctacactcgatccctccgatgtcaacaactacagaccagtatcccttctttcttttctctccaaaactcttgaacgtgccgtccttggccagctctcccgctatctctctcagaatgaccttcttgatccaaatcagtcaggtttcaagactagtcattcaactgagactgctcttctctgtatcacggaggcgctccgcaccgctaaagctaactctctctcctctgctctcatccttctagacctatcggctgccttcgatactgtgaaccatcagatcctcctctccaccctctccgagttgggcatctccggcgcggcccacgcttggattgcgtcctacctgacaggtcgctcctaccaggtggcgtggcgagaatctgtctcctcaccacgcgctctcaccactggtgtccccagggctctgttctaggccctctcctattctcgctatacaccaagtcacttggctctgtcataacctcacatggtctctcctatcattgctatgcagacgacacacaatgaatcttctcctttccccttctgatgaccaggtggcgaatcgcatctctgcatgtctggcagacatatcagtgtggatgacggatcaccacctcaagctgaacctcggcaagacggagctgctcttcctcccggggaaggactgcccgttccatgatctcgccatcacggttgacaactccattgtgtcctcctcccagagcgctaagaaccttggcgtgatcctggacaacaccctgtcgttctcaactaacatcaaggtggtggcccgttcctgtaggttcatgctctacaacatccgcagagtacgaccctgcctcacacaggaagcggcgcaggtcctaatccaggcacttgtcatctcccgtctggattactgcaactcgctgttggctgggctccctgcctgtgccattaaacccctacaactcatccagaacgccgcagcccgtctggtgttcaaccttcccaagttctcccacgtcaccccgctcctccgctctctccactggcttccagttgaagctcgcatccgctacaagaccatggtgcttgcctacggagcggtgaggggaacggcacctcagtacctccaggctctgatcaggccctacacccaaacaagggcactgcgttcatccacctctggcctgctcgcctccctaccactgaggaagtacagttcccgctcagcccagtcaaaactgttcgctgctctggccccccaatggtggaacaaactccctcacgacgccaggacagcggagtcaatcaccaccttccggagacacctgaaaccccacctctttaaggaatacctagaataggataagtaatccttctcacccccccttttaagatttagatgaactattgtaaagtgactgttccactggatctcataaggtgaatgcaccaatttgtaaatcgctctggataagagcgtctgctaaatgacttaaatgtaatgtaaatgcaagGGGAACCATTACTTCAAGGGCTCAgcgcgagtgacgtcaccgattgaaacgctattagcgcgcaccgccgcgctagctatttcacatcggttacagaaacacagagcaaagtatttctaagatagctgctgggatggtgtaaatacaactaggctgcattacacactgcaatggatattccaaccctgagccctgggcctgctctgctcttgctGATCAAAAAACAATGGCTGTGCAGTGTAGGCCTGTGGTGGCAGTTCAGGGGGAAAGTCAAAGGTTTCTTCCAAAAATAATAGGCGATAGGCGGACTAGCATAtagcctatgttctgttcagGTTAAGAAAGAGAGTGCAAAGATGGACCAGAGGTTAACTTTGGCCTACTTTTAATGAAAGAAAATTGCAAAAAGCATAGGCCTACCCTTGTTAGCTTAAGATATTGAAGAAAATAAAACTGATCGACtgattatatacagtaatatataacagcATTTTGGTCAGCGATGCTTTATGCTAGAAAAAATATGTTAAATACCCGGGAAAAATGACGATGCATATGAGGATATCATTGTTTTGTTTCTTTGAGATTCAGAGGCTGATCTACAGCCGAGGAGATAAGATATAgactttgcttgggaagtaatctaattctgtcactatcaattgattaaGCTATTAACATTCTGTACAATAGATGTTTAAACCCAGACAGCTTTTAGGGAAGCACTTGTGACCCCTCGTTAGTTTAAGCCACGGAAGAAAAGTAGCCAGCAGTTAATGGTTCCATTTTTCTGCGTCGGTAGGCCTACACTGTCTGGGGTAGAAATGTAGGCCTAcactgtctggggtagaaaggtaggtctacactgtctggggtagaaaggtaggcctacactgtctggggtagaaaggtaggcctacactgtctggggtagaaaggtaggcctacactgtctggggtagaaaggtaggcTTAACTTTTGAAAGTACCATCCTCAGATTCCTAATGACATCGCAGAATTAATTATTTGCAAACAGGGACAGTTTAGTtgcaaacaacacacacagatttggcattggagaaatatgataacataaacaaacaggcctacagtgccttcagaaagtatccatAAGCCTTAAATTATTCCATATTTatttgttttacagcctgaattcaaaatagattaaatatacatgtttctcacccatctacacacaataccaccccataatgataaagtgaaaacatgtttttagaaaattttgcaaatgtataaagaaATTgaaacagaaatatctaattgacGTAAGTATGCACACACCTGACTCAAAACTTTGTAGAAGCGCCTTTGGCAACAATTACAGATGagagtctttttgggtaagtctctaagagctttgcacagctggattgtacaatattttttataattcaaactctgtcaagttggtttaTGATCATTAcgagacaaccattttcaagtcttgccatagattttcaagccgatttaagtcaaggctgtaactaggctactcagcaacattcaatgtcgtcttggttttatatttttttatttaacttttatttaactaggcaagtcagttaaagaacaaattcttatttacaatgacggcctgcctcAGCCAAACctgaacgacgctgggccaattgtgcaccgccctatgggtaAGCAACTATTGGTAAGCAACTCCTTTATATATTTTAActtttgttttaggttattgtcctgctaaaaggtaaatttgtctcccagtatctgttggaaagcagactgaaccagatatTCCTCTATAATTTTGCctatgcttagctctattccgtttatttttatcctaaaaaactcccttgCCGATGccaagtatacccataacatgatccagccaccacaatgctttgaaatatgaagagtggcactcagtgatgtgttgtgttggatttgccccaaacataatgttttgtattcaggacaaaaagtgaatttctTTACCACATTCTTTCCAGTCTTGCTTTTgtgtcttattgcaaacaggatgcatgttttggaatattttttattctgtacaggctttcttcttttcactctgccatttaggttagtattgtggagtaactacatttttatttatttattttatttcacctttatttaaccaggtaggcaagttgcgaacaagttctcatttacaattgcgacctggccaagataaagcaaagcagttcgacacatacaacgacacagagttacacatggagtaaaacaaacatacagtcaataatacaataataatacaacaatgttgttgatccatcctcagttttcttctatcacTGCCAGTAAACTCTGCAATTGTCACCAATCCATGAGCtgcttccttcctctccggcaactgagttaggaaggatgataaaagttattaattacactttggatggtctaACAATACACCCATGTCACTGTAGTGACATTCTTAAAGGAATATTCTGTCTGTTTTTTCTCATttctacccatctaccaataggtgcccttctttgcgaggcattggaaacctccctggtctttttgGTTGAATCCgtttttgaaattcactacttGGTGAACCTCTATTATtgatccatgcaacttattatgtgacttgttaagcaaaggTTTGTTAAggattgccataacaaaggggttgaatacttgttcACTCAAGACATTTAAGCTTACATGTTTAATTAATTAGTAAAAATGTCTAAcaacattattccactttgacatcatgatgggttatggtgtgtaggctagtgacaaaaaaaatctcaatttaatccattttaaattcaggctgtaacacaaaaaaatggaaaaaagtcaaggggtgtgaatactttctgaaggcactgcatatcTCTGTTCATTCTTAGCCTGTAATTTTGGTaatttgtgtggtattaaaaaagATTCTGCTAATATGTAAGATGACGTAGAATTGCATTGCATTTTTTCTCGGACCTGCAAATACGTTGATAGATTCATGCAGTGCTTATACTATGAAGGAGATCTTTCTACCCCTACTCTTGTCCACAGT
This window contains:
- the LOC127906281 gene encoding uncharacterized protein LOC127906281 translates to MTDHHLKLNLGKTELLFLPGKDCPFHDLAITVDNSIVSSSQSAKNLGVILDNTLSFSTNIKVVARSCRFMLYNIRRVRPCLTQEAAQVLIQALVISRLDYCNSLLAGLPACAIKPLQLIQNAAARLVFNLPKFSHVTPLLRSLHWLPVEARIRYKTMVLAYGAVRGTAPQYLQALIRPYTQTRALRSSTSGLLASLPLRKYSSRSAQSKLFAALAPQWWNKLPHDARTAESITTFRRHLKPHLFKEYLE